A stretch of the uncultured Desulfobacter sp. genome encodes the following:
- a CDS encoding ATP-binding protein yields MLLTIFMCVGIMLTFQMRFEQKKVNANLMLRKDGQNTLKLISLAYERFTSKIQEPASAKDEHLFLKVLSQTVSNKKIAYIIIQRKDSADKPVIALPSADITRMIPTAIQTASLSKPGFQIQDFTSPDQTAYIELSQPIYEQGDPFAVVRLGIKPDQSGFFEIKNLILPLQMLFFIGMGMVCIYYWFMLMFKPLRQVINETGAGLVGRRHLRTNISTMVMGLETLMTDLLSKKQDAEQEKNALEGKMKIIEYENNQLFDILNSLDFGILLIDTKDNLFFINDFFLTLLNKERDPLMNQTVFEVLDHSGLNTFIRQLRLIEHDSLNFQMEVSFPDTRPEQTFMVSAHPLIDHDDTIFGRVVKLTDISQEKATEKSQKDFMNHIAHELRTPLTNIKAYNEMIMDGEIEDQEMQKEFFNTINDETNRLSDLIKSILELAETEMGQMTAKKEMVKTQWLVESTINAVEAMALEKGIALTTHLPDNLPNISGDKEMLKAALINVLGNAVKYTPEGGSATFSLRETRDMVCFEVEDTGYGIEQKDLPHVFEKFYRSENDQVSAQTGSGLGLAITAEIVKSHGGTIEVSSELTKGSKFTITIPKGDLQIG; encoded by the coding sequence CCTGCATCTGCAAAGGATGAACATCTATTTTTAAAAGTACTTTCCCAGACCGTTTCCAATAAAAAAATAGCCTATATCATCATCCAGCGCAAAGACAGTGCAGATAAACCCGTCATAGCCCTTCCTTCTGCCGATATCACCCGGATGATTCCGACCGCCATCCAAACCGCGTCATTGTCCAAACCCGGATTTCAAATACAGGATTTTACATCTCCGGATCAAACGGCATATATTGAATTGTCTCAACCCATCTATGAGCAAGGGGATCCATTTGCAGTAGTCCGGTTGGGCATAAAACCTGACCAATCCGGCTTTTTTGAAATCAAAAATCTGATTTTACCCCTCCAGATGTTGTTCTTCATTGGAATGGGAATGGTCTGCATTTATTACTGGTTTATGCTCATGTTCAAACCGCTCCGGCAAGTTATAAATGAAACCGGAGCCGGGCTTGTTGGGCGCAGACACCTGCGGACCAATATCAGTACCATGGTCATGGGGCTTGAAACACTTATGACCGATCTTCTCAGCAAGAAACAGGATGCGGAACAGGAAAAAAATGCCCTTGAGGGCAAAATGAAAATCATTGAATATGAAAACAATCAATTGTTCGATATCTTAAACAGCCTGGATTTTGGTATTTTGCTCATTGATACCAAAGACAATCTGTTTTTTATCAATGACTTTTTTCTTACCCTGTTGAACAAAGAACGTGATCCCCTGATGAATCAAACTGTTTTTGAGGTGCTGGACCACTCTGGTCTGAACACATTCATCCGGCAGCTCAGACTTATCGAACACGACTCCCTTAATTTCCAAATGGAAGTCTCGTTTCCCGACACCCGGCCTGAACAGACCTTCATGGTATCAGCGCATCCCCTGATAGACCATGACGACACAATATTTGGCCGGGTTGTTAAGCTTACGGACATCTCCCAGGAAAAAGCGACTGAAAAATCCCAGAAAGATTTCATGAACCACATTGCCCATGAACTGCGCACCCCTTTGACCAATATCAAGGCCTATAACGAAATGATCATGGACGGAGAAATTGAAGACCAGGAAATGCAAAAAGAATTTTTCAATACGATTAATGATGAGACAAACCGGCTTTCAGACCTGATCAAAAGTATTCTGGAGCTTGCCGAAACCGAGATGGGACAGATGACGGCGAAAAAAGAGATGGTCAAAACCCAATGGCTGGTTGAAAGCACCATAAACGCGGTTGAGGCAATGGCCCTGGAAAAAGGCATTGCCTTGACCACCCATCTGCCGGATAATTTACCCAACATATCCGGTGATAAGGAAATGCTCAAGGCCGCCCTGATCAATGTGCTGGGCAATGCCGTCAAATACACCCCGGAAGGCGGAAGTGCGACCTTTTCCCTGCGGGAAACCAGGGATATGGTCTGTTTTGAAGTAGAAGACACCGGATACGGCATTGAGCAAAAAGACCTGCCCCATGTGTTTGAAAAATTTTACCGGTCGGAAAACGATCAGGTTTCAGCCCAGACCGGATCGGGCTTAGGGCTTGCGATTACGGCTGAAATTGTCAAATCGCACGGAGGAACAATAGAAGTGTCCAGCGAACTGACAAAAGGCAGCAAATTTACCATCACCATACCAAAGGGAGACCTTCAGATTGGATAA
- a CDS encoding response regulator, producing MDKSEKTILIIDDDAHIRRILELKCRNAGFRVVSAKNGVQGLDIIKQENPDVVISDINMPKMNGQELCRLSNPMKATAPFLTIIVTARITSDNEAWVNEMTDTVLMEKPFSPSKILETVNQYLVKGEI from the coding sequence TTGGATAAATCAGAAAAAACAATCCTCATCATTGACGATGATGCCCATATTCGCAGAATTCTGGAGCTTAAATGCCGCAACGCAGGTTTCAGGGTGGTATCGGCGAAAAACGGAGTGCAAGGCCTTGACATCATAAAACAAGAAAATCCCGATGTTGTTATATCCGATATAAATATGCCCAAAATGAACGGTCAGGAACTGTGCCGTCTCTCAAATCCGATGAAAGCAACTGCACCTTTTTTAACCATCATCGTTACGGCCCGGATCACATCGGATAATGAGGCGTGGGTAAATGAGATGACCGATACGGTATTGATGGAAAAACCATTCAGTCCCTCCAAAATTCTTGAAACCGTCAATCAGTACCTGGTTAAAGGAGAGATCTGA
- a CDS encoding STAS domain-containing protein has protein sequence MEPGRPLEPTREITVRNINGKTVLAPVAALTQKNAGQLESLLTLLLKKNITEIVLDLDQVPFFDSKALEILVDAQKDLKSKNGTLLLSNLNDVCRDILICARLINLFGIMNQTYYRS, from the coding sequence ATGGAACCCGGCCGGCCTTTAGAACCAACCAGGGAGATCACCGTCCGTAACATCAATGGGAAAACCGTGCTGGCACCGGTTGCAGCCCTGACTCAAAAAAACGCCGGCCAGCTTGAATCTCTGCTCACCCTTTTGCTCAAAAAAAACATTACTGAAATCGTCCTGGATCTGGACCAAGTTCCTTTTTTTGATTCCAAGGCCCTGGAAATTCTGGTGGACGCCCAGAAAGATCTTAAATCAAAAAACGGAACCCTGCTGTTGTCAAATCTCAATGATGTCTGCCGGGATATCCTGATCTGCGCAAGATTAATCAACCTGTTTGGCATTATGAACCAGACGTACTACCGATCATAA
- a CDS encoding ATPase, T2SS/T4P/T4SS family → MERLYELLQLQKESGKSLGHILVAEKILTPEELNQCLSEQLGVPHAWIRKGMVDPAIVHVLPKEKAVQFNVIPMFKVHDVLTVATCDPHNFFNQEKIKEITGLEIQMVLTRDSDIQKAIKECYQAEAEIDDVMTSLEEGSVDVVAAPVETSIAEISKMADGSPVINLTNLILLKSIRANASDIHIEPQQKEFRVRARVDGVLYELLTHRMERHSAVVSRLKIMANLDISERRLPQDGRIQVTVDGRRIDLRFSSIPGYFGEKLVIRILDKNQSILDINRLGFAPDILNRFKELVRKPYGLIIVCGPTGSGKTTTLYGATNMLNTPDKNIVAIEDPVEYQMEGVNQVSVNAPIGLTFAKILKHVLRQDPDIILLGEIRDRETAEIAIQASLTGHLVLTTLHTNDSPSAITRLLEMGIEPYLISSSLLASMGQRLVRSICPSCKTDYYPPKEVLKILGFDESEKKKFQRGKGCTECLDSGYKGRIGIHELLVNDNDLQRLILANPTIDKIKENLAARNHQSLKHDGFNKVLQGLTTLEEIQRVTLTDDI, encoded by the coding sequence ATGGAAAGACTGTATGAATTGCTCCAGCTGCAAAAAGAATCGGGAAAAAGCCTGGGTCACATTCTGGTGGCTGAAAAAATTCTGACCCCGGAGGAGCTGAATCAGTGTCTGTCTGAACAATTGGGTGTTCCCCATGCCTGGATTCGAAAAGGCATGGTAGACCCGGCCATTGTCCATGTCCTGCCCAAGGAAAAAGCCGTCCAGTTCAATGTAATCCCCATGTTTAAAGTCCATGATGTCCTTACGGTTGCCACCTGCGATCCCCACAATTTTTTCAACCAGGAAAAAATTAAAGAGATTACCGGCTTGGAAATACAGATGGTCCTGACCCGGGATTCCGATATCCAAAAGGCCATCAAAGAATGCTACCAGGCTGAAGCTGAAATCGACGACGTTATGACCAGCTTAGAGGAAGGGTCCGTGGATGTGGTGGCCGCCCCGGTGGAAACGTCCATAGCTGAAATCTCCAAAATGGCTGACGGCAGTCCGGTCATCAACCTGACCAACCTGATCCTGCTCAAATCCATCCGGGCCAATGCCAGCGATATCCACATCGAACCCCAGCAAAAAGAGTTCCGGGTAAGGGCCAGGGTTGACGGTGTGCTGTATGAACTTTTAACCCACCGCATGGAACGTCATTCAGCGGTGGTATCCCGGTTGAAGATTATGGCCAACCTGGACATTTCAGAACGCCGCCTTCCCCAGGATGGGCGGATCCAGGTTACCGTGGACGGACGGCGCATTGACCTGCGTTTCTCATCCATTCCCGGGTATTTTGGTGAAAAACTGGTCATCCGGATTTTGGACAAAAATCAGTCCATTCTGGACATCAACCGGTTGGGATTTGCCCCGGATATTCTCAACAGGTTCAAGGAACTGGTAAGAAAGCCTTACGGCCTGATCATTGTCTGCGGGCCTACAGGCTCCGGTAAAACCACGACCCTTTACGGCGCCACAAACATGCTCAACACCCCGGACAAAAACATTGTGGCCATTGAAGACCCGGTGGAATATCAAATGGAAGGGGTTAACCAGGTATCGGTCAATGCGCCCATCGGCTTAACCTTTGCCAAAATCCTAAAGCATGTCCTGCGCCAGGATCCGGACATTATCCTTTTGGGAGAGATACGGGACCGGGAAACCGCGGAGATTGCAATCCAAGCCTCCTTGACCGGGCATCTTGTACTCACCACGCTTCATACCAACGACAGCCCCAGTGCCATCACAAGACTTTTAGAAATGGGCATCGAGCCGTATTTGATCTCCTCCTCCCTGCTGGCCTCCATGGGACAGCGCCTCGTCCGTTCCATCTGCCCCTCGTGCAAAACCGACTATTATCCGCCCAAAGAGGTTTTAAAAATTTTGGGATTTGATGAGTCGGAAAAAAAGAAGTTCCAGCGGGGAAAAGGGTGTACCGAATGCCTGGATTCCGGTTATAAAGGCCGGATCGGCATCCACGAACTTCTGGTCAACGACAACGATCTCCAACGGTTGATTTTAGCCAATCCGACCATTGATAAAATCAAGGAAAACCTTGCGGCCCGAAACCATCAGTCCCTGAAACATGACGGGTTCAATAAGGTTCTCCAAGGTCTGACCACACTGGAAGAAATCCAGCGGGTCACCCTGACCGATGATATATAG
- a CDS encoding type II secretion system F family protein, with protein sequence MPIDLNTSPKTTAEKPSTKRSFSSGKAIKSKDIVFFLTQLSMMLEVGISLSNAVSTIANQTGNAKFKAALLSMVDHIEEGNQLSDAMAIHPKVFKPVHINIIRSGETGGILNQALDNIIEIQEKNQGVMSQLKTALVYPSVLCVLAILVTIFVLVGILPKFMAFFEGKTDILPLTTQALMGASLILRNYWWACLIGASTVMALTIYYLKSDVGKSHIDWLLINTPVVAKIANNVYTNLFLRIMGNMLSSNIPLSEALAIAEKSMTNRYYRRFVKTLHDNIEKGSSFAAGFLSNSHIQNSVKQMIFVGEEVGKLPAVMARLVKFYDMEIQQDFKKITSLIEPVALIFMGVVVWIIVSAVILPMFRLAGAIH encoded by the coding sequence ATGCCTATTGACCTAAATACATCACCTAAAACAACCGCTGAAAAGCCGTCCACTAAACGATCCTTTTCCAGTGGGAAGGCGATCAAATCCAAGGACATCGTCTTTTTTTTAACCCAGTTATCCATGATGCTGGAAGTGGGAATCTCTTTGAGCAATGCCGTTTCAACCATTGCCAATCAGACCGGAAATGCCAAATTTAAAGCGGCACTTTTATCCATGGTGGACCACATTGAAGAGGGCAACCAGCTTTCCGATGCCATGGCAATCCATCCAAAAGTTTTTAAGCCGGTCCACATCAATATCATCCGGTCCGGAGAAACCGGCGGCATCCTGAACCAGGCCCTGGACAATATTATTGAAATCCAGGAAAAAAATCAGGGGGTCATGTCCCAGCTCAAAACGGCCCTGGTCTATCCGTCGGTTCTCTGCGTATTGGCCATTCTGGTTACGATTTTCGTACTGGTGGGGATCCTTCCCAAATTTATGGCCTTTTTCGAGGGCAAAACCGACATTCTGCCCCTGACCACCCAAGCACTTATGGGGGCAAGCCTTATCCTTCGCAATTACTGGTGGGCCTGCCTTATCGGAGCTTCAACGGTTATGGCCCTTACGATTTATTATCTAAAATCCGATGTGGGAAAATCCCACATAGACTGGCTTTTAATCAACACCCCGGTGGTGGCTAAAATCGCCAATAATGTTTACACCAACCTGTTTTTAAGAATTATGGGCAACATGCTCAGCAGCAACATCCCCTTGAGCGAGGCTTTGGCCATCGCTGAAAAGTCTATGACAAACCGGTATTACCGTAGGTTTGTTAAGACCCTCCATGACAATATTGAAAAAGGGAGTAGTTTTGCAGCGGGATTCCTCTCCAATTCACATATCCAGAATTCCGTCAAACAGATGATTTTCGTAGGCGAAGAAGTGGGGAAGTTACCGGCGGTCATGGCCAGGCTGGTGAAATTTTACGATATGGAAATCCAGCAGGATTTTAAAAAAATTACGTCATTGATCGAACCTGTAGCTCTGATATTCATGGGTGTGGTGGTCTGGATCATTGTGTCAGCGGTTATTCTGCCTATGTTCCGCCTAGCCGGTGCCATTCATTAA
- a CDS encoding type II secretion system protein yields MKRYIKKSKHMASQKGFTLIEILIVVMVLGILAMIIVPQINVSTEDAKESTLSTNITALRNAIELYYHQHNGVYPGALIVGGTDAVTTAAEAATAFEQQLTRYTDVNGATATVKSDTAKYGPYIKNGVLPTNPFNEMATVLCDIDTDDITSKTSDKTTGWKFYVITGNLMANDGDHDDL; encoded by the coding sequence ATGAAGCGATATATAAAAAAATCTAAACACATGGCTTCACAAAAAGGGTTTACCCTTATTGAGATTTTGATTGTTGTCATGGTGCTGGGTATTCTGGCCATGATCATTGTTCCCCAGATCAATGTGTCAACCGAGGATGCCAAGGAATCTACTTTGTCCACCAACATCACGGCGCTGCGCAATGCCATTGAGCTTTACTATCACCAGCATAACGGTGTGTACCCTGGGGCGTTAATAGTAGGTGGAACCGATGCTGTAACCACTGCGGCCGAGGCGGCCACTGCATTTGAGCAGCAGCTTACCCGGTATACCGACGTAAACGGCGCCACAGCTACAGTCAAATCTGATACGGCCAAATACGGCCCCTACATTAAAAATGGTGTTTTGCCGACCAATCCCTTTAATGAAATGGCCACCGTGCTCTGTGATATCGATACGGATGATATTACCAGTAAGACGTCAGACAAAACTACCGGGTGGAAGTTTTATGTCATTACCGGAAATCTCATGGCCAATGACGGAGACCATGACGATCTGTAA
- a CDS encoding prepilin-type N-terminal cleavage/methylation domain-containing protein, with amino-acid sequence MKFFFRSSEGFTLFEILIALVILGTAIIPIMDAMAPSMSTIPYLEKEIVLTNRARGTLNRIIALDFDTLTANVGNPVDITSLFGNITEGQKEIFTHGSVVYQPVIAIEDESGGDNTLLKLSVTLENLKVATLKTNE; translated from the coding sequence TTGAAATTTTTTTTTCGGTCATCCGAAGGCTTCACCCTGTTTGAAATTCTCATTGCTTTAGTGATTCTAGGCACAGCTATAATTCCCATCATGGATGCCATGGCCCCCTCGATGTCCACCATCCCTTACCTGGAAAAGGAAATCGTGTTGACCAACCGTGCCAGAGGAACACTTAACCGGATAATCGCCCTGGATTTTGATACCCTTACGGCCAATGTGGGAAATCCTGTGGATATCACCTCTTTGTTCGGCAATATAACCGAAGGACAAAAGGAGATCTTCACCCATGGCAGCGTTGTATATCAACCCGTCATCGCCATTGAAGATGAATCCGGTGGCGACAATACGCTTTTAAAACTCAGCGTGACCTTAGAAAACCTGAAAGTAGCCACCCTGAAAACCAATGAATAA
- a CDS encoding prepilin-type N-terminal cleavage/methylation domain-containing protein — translation MNNFLTHFYFHPGFRRVSQNGFSLIEVLVSVLIIGIVVTVFQQVLGSFLASHQYTKQTSRLLNQGRFAMDRMVAVTRETAVIDYPAQGSSDEEFRVTERLLDMVNNINKLYIAAGDGMPDADNDFDGLTDNDPGANDDVELVTFGLDKSQSDNWKLIETFPDYTTPAMDDSLPQRTLCEHVTQFTCTVLTANLVEFELTIENQGKTIYLKTRAVAGRVES, via the coding sequence ATGAATAATTTCCTGACCCACTTTTATTTTCATCCTGGGTTCCGCCGGGTATCTCAAAACGGATTTTCCCTAATTGAAGTATTGGTTTCGGTCCTGATTATCGGTATTGTGGTCACGGTATTTCAGCAGGTATTAGGCAGCTTCCTTGCAAGCCACCAGTATACAAAACAGACGTCTCGTTTACTCAACCAAGGGCGGTTTGCCATGGACCGTATGGTGGCCGTCACCCGGGAAACCGCCGTTATTGATTATCCGGCCCAAGGCAGTTCGGATGAAGAATTCAGGGTAACGGAACGGCTTCTGGACATGGTGAACAATATCAATAAACTATACATTGCCGCAGGAGACGGCATGCCCGATGCAGACAATGATTTCGACGGCCTGACGGACAATGATCCCGGTGCCAACGACGACGTGGAACTGGTGACCTTTGGACTGGATAAAAGCCAAAGCGACAACTGGAAGCTCATTGAGACCTTTCCCGATTATACAACGCCTGCCATGGACGATTCCCTGCCCCAAAGAACCCTTTGTGAGCATGTGACCCAGTTTACCTGCACCGTATTGACCGCCAATCTGGTGGAATTTGAACTCACCATAGAAAACCAGGGCAAAACCATCTATCTGAAAACCCGGGCTGTGGCCGGAAGGGTTGAATCATGA
- the pilM gene encoding pilus assembly protein PilM, whose product MTHKAGRYPIAVDTDGQDLFAIQLKDHKGQVCIRAAFHEPLNKKTASSQEIPAPSISHDTAHPELSGTLKRLKKTKGFSGRRIILHLPMEKMLSFPVNFKLKKDDNQDWALLAEIEKSLPYALEDAVADYPCLYQSGTADQKTAIITAAKKKDVLDLIAPYKKAGFLVEAVDFSPLSLVRLHGFLTQSHEKPDVICHIGRYQSSLIVVGQNRIYALNKFNWGRNKLKDQLDRTLKYDRAAPHALDLLKTYGLEEVTDTRENAKISGIISRILTPPMEKLIFEFHKVLGYALAKEQFHSIGNIYFYGLGATVNGLNRYIEQRLNIPATLGTIRNHITWKAPLQFPDMETWALFSPAIGLAARRIPWR is encoded by the coding sequence ATGACCCACAAAGCCGGCCGATACCCCATTGCGGTTGATACGGATGGACAGGACCTGTTTGCAATCCAGCTAAAGGATCATAAGGGACAGGTATGCATTAGAGCCGCCTTTCATGAACCCTTAAACAAAAAAACGGCAAGCAGCCAAGAGATACCGGCCCCGTCAATAAGTCATGATACGGCACACCCGGAACTTTCAGGCACATTAAAACGGTTGAAAAAAACAAAAGGGTTTTCAGGCAGGCGTATCATCCTCCATTTGCCCATGGAAAAGATGTTAAGCTTTCCAGTAAATTTTAAGCTCAAAAAGGATGATAACCAGGACTGGGCCCTTTTAGCTGAAATAGAAAAAAGCCTGCCCTATGCCCTGGAAGACGCAGTGGCCGATTATCCCTGTCTTTATCAATCCGGGACCGCCGATCAAAAGACAGCCATCATTACCGCAGCCAAAAAAAAGGATGTTCTGGACCTGATCGCCCCTTACAAAAAAGCAGGATTCCTGGTGGAAGCCGTGGATTTCAGCCCCCTGTCTTTGGTCCGGCTACATGGATTTTTGACACAAAGCCATGAAAAGCCTGACGTAATCTGCCACATCGGCAGGTATCAATCCAGTCTTATAGTAGTGGGCCAGAACCGAATTTATGCCCTGAATAAATTTAACTGGGGCCGTAACAAACTCAAGGATCAGCTCGACCGGACCCTGAAATATGACCGGGCGGCGCCCCATGCTTTGGATCTTTTGAAAACTTACGGTCTTGAAGAAGTCACAGATACCAGGGAGAATGCCAAAATTTCCGGCATTATTTCAAGAATTCTGACACCGCCCATGGAGAAACTGATTTTTGAATTCCATAAAGTTCTGGGATATGCCCTGGCCAAAGAACAGTTTCACAGTATTGGAAACATCTATTTTTACGGATTAGGTGCAACCGTCAACGGGTTAAACCGATACATTGAACAGCGTCTCAATATTCCTGCCACCCTGGGAACCATTAGGAATCATATTACCTGGAAGGCGCCTCTCCAGTTTCCGGATATGGAAACATGGGCATTGTTCAGCCCGGCCATCGGCCTGGCCGCCAGGAGGATTCCATGGCGATAA
- the pilO gene encoding type 4a pilus biogenesis protein PilO, with translation MKLQPRHIDLMAGLSMIVIIVLGGTFCFRIIMENRQKQFVAQQLINKQQTELNLAQNNLAAVKDVLADQQSALNILNKRIPESANIGLLLSTIHALVRDRDVTITGFSHAKPEKIRQYKQIQLQLTLHGKFLDIYYIIHQLETLSRLFIIETLNMNHHETGIDDCQALINARIFYNE, from the coding sequence ATGAAACTGCAGCCCAGGCATATTGATCTGATGGCAGGGCTGTCAATGATTGTCATTATTGTATTAGGCGGCACATTCTGTTTCAGGATAATCATGGAAAACCGCCAGAAACAGTTTGTTGCGCAGCAGTTAATAAACAAGCAGCAAACAGAGCTGAATCTGGCCCAAAATAACCTGGCTGCGGTTAAGGATGTCCTGGCCGACCAGCAGAGTGCCTTGAACATTTTGAACAAACGGATTCCGGAATCCGCCAACATCGGCCTTTTGCTCAGCACCATCCATGCACTGGTCCGGGACCGTGACGTGACCATCACCGGCTTTAGCCATGCAAAGCCTGAAAAAATAAGACAATACAAACAGATCCAGCTTCAATTGACCCTGCATGGAAAATTCCTGGATATCTATTACATTATCCATCAGCTGGAGACTTTAAGCCGGTTGTTTATCATTGAAACCTTGAACATGAACCATCATGAGACTGGAATTGATGACTGCCAAGCCTTGATCAATGCCCGTATTTTTTACAATGAATAG
- a CDS encoding SH3 domain-containing protein, translated as MNKKKLTPGRFPRKVGWFKRMNLCFLLWGVVIIFLTGSAGIAFCADKQQVGLPMDQARNERLKADFPEKESLTLKTCIKEKAKIRKGPSMAYPVLYVLSAGAPLTVLDMHSPWFQVLLPNNTKGWIHKSLVLDGDRLERYFKIRIPQKPAQPHKQPRKQGSISLNFRDMNIRDAFSSLAMEFKTNIVLSSDVKGNITLHIFKATLEEAIQSIALAGGFTAQNKNGSFYILKKAPETPERHMKTFRLNFVEIDQVKEILNALTGLAPIEVHTASKTIFVEDTPENIRRVEEVIGFLDSVPKQVMIEAEILEVALTDDMSFGVDWQHIWTDINVGTSGFSKAVLPDAKGISAIPSDGTGVFANLFAATGTNSTISLAIDALKEKTTVNTISTPKIIAIHGRSARVQVGGQQGYKVTTTNLGVQTETIEFIDTGVILEITPYIDKENNILLNVEPSINTAQIEEGIPVVKSTTVSTSLIARNGETVFIGGLIENADTKIRKSVPVLGDIPVLGNLFGRTVDTQQKTETVVMITPRILDHNEPFEPAPPLSKSGKILSKDIHPDTTPSTSITSPQ; from the coding sequence ATGAATAAAAAAAAATTAACCCCCGGAAGGTTTCCCCGAAAAGTGGGCTGGTTCAAAAGAATGAATCTATGTTTTCTGCTGTGGGGCGTGGTGATTATATTTTTGACTGGAAGTGCCGGCATCGCTTTTTGTGCGGATAAACAGCAAGTGGGGCTGCCTATGGATCAAGCCCGAAATGAGCGTCTAAAGGCAGACTTTCCGGAAAAAGAGAGCCTGACCCTCAAAACCTGCATCAAAGAAAAAGCAAAAATCCGTAAAGGTCCGTCCATGGCATATCCTGTCCTGTATGTCCTGTCTGCCGGTGCCCCCCTAACGGTTCTTGACATGCACAGCCCGTGGTTTCAAGTCCTTTTGCCCAATAATACAAAGGGATGGATCCATAAATCCCTGGTTCTGGATGGGGACCGCCTGGAACGCTATTTTAAAATACGTATACCCCAAAAGCCCGCACAGCCACATAAACAACCTCGTAAACAGGGTAGTATTTCCTTAAATTTCAGAGATATGAATATAAGGGATGCTTTTTCATCCCTGGCCATGGAATTTAAAACCAATATTGTGCTGTCATCGGATGTAAAAGGCAATATCACCCTGCATATTTTCAAGGCCACCCTGGAAGAGGCCATCCAAAGCATTGCCCTGGCCGGTGGATTCACGGCTCAAAACAAGAACGGATCATTCTACATTCTAAAAAAAGCACCGGAAACGCCGGAACGGCATATGAAAACCTTCCGGCTCAACTTTGTTGAAATCGACCAGGTCAAGGAAATCCTTAATGCCTTGACCGGCCTTGCGCCCATTGAAGTTCATACCGCCAGCAAAACCATATTTGTGGAGGATACCCCGGAAAACATAAGGCGGGTGGAGGAGGTCATCGGCTTTCTGGACAGTGTTCCCAAACAGGTCATGATTGAGGCCGAAATCCTGGAAGTCGCCTTGACCGACGACATGTCCTTTGGGGTAGACTGGCAGCATATCTGGACCGACATCAACGTGGGCACCAGTGGTTTTTCCAAGGCGGTCCTGCCCGATGCCAAAGGCATATCTGCCATCCCCTCAGACGGCACCGGTGTATTTGCCAATCTGTTTGCCGCCACAGGCACCAACTCGACCATTTCCCTGGCCATTGATGCATTAAAGGAAAAAACCACGGTCAATACGATATCCACGCCGAAAATCATCGCTATCCACGGCCGGTCAGCCAGGGTCCAGGTCGGAGGGCAGCAGGGGTACAAGGTCACCACTACCAATTTAGGCGTTCAAACAGAAACCATCGAATTTATAGACACCGGCGTTATCCTGGAGATCACCCCATACATTGACAAAGAAAACAACATCCTGCTCAATGTTGAACCTAGCATTAACACCGCACAAATCGAAGAAGGTATTCCCGTGGTCAAGTCCACAACCGTGTCGACTTCGCTCATTGCCCGTAACGGTGAAACCGTGTTCATTGGCGGACTCATTGAGAATGCGGACACAAAAATTCGCAAATCGGTCCCGGTGTTAGGGGATATTCCCGTCCTTGGCAACTTGTTCGGACGAACCGTTGACACCCAGCAAAAGACAGAAACCGTGGTCATGATCACCCCCCGGATACTGGATCATAATGAGCCCTTTGAACCGGCGCCCCCACTGTCCAAATCTGGAAAAATCCTATCTAAAGATATTCACCCGGATACCACCCCCTCAACTTCCATAACATCCCCGCAGTAA